A genomic stretch from Candidatus Hydrogenisulfobacillus filiaventi includes:
- a CDS encoding putative Thiamine-phosphate kinase (Evidence 3 : Putative function from multiple computational evidences; Product type e : enzyme) — translation MAELPEIGKVSPDVFGEVILPRLGRPHPEVLVGPQSGVDVGIVRVAPGVVMATTTDPVFVVPAYGFARAAWFAVHILASDAAMSGLAPRYMTVDLNLPLEMTTAEFRTFWEAFHQAAADLDLAIISGHTARYEGCAYPMVGGATVFALGPEDAYVATNMARPGDVVVCTKGAAIEATGLFAATFPDRLQEALGPEVARAADALFEQMTVVRDARVAVGVGVRDHGVTSLHDATECGVLGGVYEIAEASGVGVHLNADAVIIRPEVEAVTRYFGIDPLASISEGTLLLTVRPAYADAVLEALAGAGIAASAIGEILPPEAGRRVTRGGRTTELVHPRVDPFWQAFARAAAGA, via the coding sequence ATGGCCGAACTGCCGGAAATCGGCAAGGTGTCGCCGGACGTGTTCGGGGAAGTGATCCTGCCCCGCCTGGGCCGTCCCCATCCCGAGGTGCTGGTGGGCCCCCAGTCGGGGGTGGACGTGGGCATCGTGCGGGTGGCGCCGGGGGTGGTGATGGCCACCACCACCGACCCGGTGTTTGTGGTGCCGGCCTACGGCTTTGCCCGGGCCGCCTGGTTCGCGGTGCACATCCTGGCCTCCGACGCCGCCATGTCAGGGCTGGCGCCCCGCTACATGACCGTGGACCTCAACCTGCCCCTGGAGATGACCACCGCGGAATTCCGCACCTTCTGGGAGGCCTTCCATCAGGCGGCGGCCGACCTCGACCTGGCCATCATCTCGGGCCACACCGCCCGCTACGAGGGGTGCGCCTATCCCATGGTGGGGGGAGCCACCGTCTTCGCCCTGGGGCCGGAGGACGCCTACGTGGCGACCAACATGGCCCGCCCGGGGGATGTGGTGGTGTGCACCAAGGGGGCGGCCATTGAGGCCACCGGCCTCTTCGCCGCCACCTTCCCCGACCGCCTGCAGGAGGCGCTGGGGCCGGAGGTGGCCCGGGCCGCCGACGCCCTTTTCGAGCAGATGACGGTGGTACGGGACGCCCGGGTGGCGGTAGGGGTCGGGGTGCGCGACCATGGGGTCACCAGCCTGCACGACGCCACCGAGTGCGGCGTGCTGGGCGGGGTGTACGAGATCGCCGAGGCCTCCGGGGTGGGGGTGCACCTGAACGCGGATGCGGTCATCATCCGGCCCGAGGTGGAGGCCGTCACCCGCTACTTCGGCATCGACCCCCTGGCCAGCATCAGTGAGGGCACCCTGCTGCTGACTGTGCGCCCGGCCTATGCCGACGCGGTGCTGGAGGCCCTGGCCGGGGCGGGGATCGCCGCCTCCGCCATCGGGGAGATCCTGCCCCCCGAGGCGGGCCGGCGCGTTACCCGGGGCGGGCGCACCACCGAGCTGGTCCATCCCCGCGTGGACCCCTTCTGGCAGGCCTTCGCCCGCGCCGCCGCCGGGGCATGA
- the thiD gene encoding Hydroxymethylpyrimidine/phosphomethylpyrimidine kinase, whose translation MSPPPVVLTVAGSDSGAGAGLEADLKTFMALGVYGVTAVTAVTAQDTRGVYRVGAVDPVLIREQIRAVAGDFPVAAVKIGMVWSRAAVEAVVQALTATGLAGRCPIVIDPVLRASSGDPLLEPEAEAAYIAGLVPLATVLTPNLDEAAALTGRTVAARADMEVAAQALGARGIPWVVVKGGHLPAPEPAADLVWHQGTGRWLEGRRIPTTAGHGTGCTFASALAAYLARGEDPAAAAAGAKAFVAGALAHAPGLGHGRGPLAHDWRWRP comes from the coding sequence ATGAGTCCGCCGCCGGTGGTCCTGACGGTAGCCGGGTCCGACTCCGGGGCGGGGGCGGGGTTGGAGGCCGACCTCAAGACCTTCATGGCCCTGGGGGTCTACGGGGTGACGGCGGTTACGGCGGTGACCGCCCAGGATACGCGCGGGGTCTACCGGGTGGGGGCGGTGGACCCCGTCCTCATCCGCGAGCAGATCCGGGCCGTGGCCGGGGATTTCCCGGTGGCGGCGGTCAAGATCGGGATGGTGTGGAGCCGGGCGGCGGTGGAGGCGGTGGTGCAGGCCCTCACCGCCACCGGGCTGGCCGGGCGCTGCCCCATTGTCATCGACCCGGTGCTGCGGGCCTCCAGCGGCGATCCCCTGCTGGAGCCGGAGGCGGAGGCGGCCTACATCGCCGGCCTGGTGCCTCTGGCCACCGTGCTCACCCCCAACCTGGACGAGGCTGCCGCCCTCACCGGCCGGACGGTGGCGGCGCGGGCGGACATGGAGGTGGCGGCCCAGGCGCTCGGTGCCCGCGGCATCCCCTGGGTGGTGGTCAAGGGCGGGCATCTGCCCGCCCCGGAGCCGGCGGCCGACCTGGTCTGGCACCAGGGAACGGGGCGCTGGCTGGAAGGGCGGCGCATCCCCACCACCGCGGGACACGGCACCGGCTGTACCTTTGCCAGCGCCCTGGCCGCCTACCTGGCGCGGGGGGAGGACCCCGCGGCAGCGGCGGCCGGCGCCAAGGCCTTTGTGGCCGGCGCCCTGGCCCACGCGCCCGGCCTGGGCCACGGCCGGGGACCCCTGGCCCACGATTGGAGGTGGCGGCCGTAA
- the thiE gene encoding Thiamine-phosphate synthase, with product MRPDWSLHVLVDPATIPLARMPAFVAEVARGGATVLQLRGKTTPIPELVRYGEALGEEARRHGLLYLVNDRLDVALATGADGVHVGQEDLPPAAVRRVAPGLLLGLSVGSLEELARSRTGPAPDYLGVGPVFPTGSKADAGPVIGVEGLRAIAAAWPGMPVVAIGGIQPANVAAVWAAGVAGVAVISAVSTAADPEAACRALLQGRP from the coding sequence ATGCGGCCGGACTGGAGCCTGCATGTGCTGGTGGACCCCGCCACCATCCCCCTGGCGCGGATGCCGGCCTTCGTCGCGGAAGTGGCGCGCGGAGGGGCGACGGTGCTGCAGCTGCGGGGCAAGACCACCCCCATCCCCGAGCTGGTGCGCTACGGGGAGGCCCTGGGGGAGGAGGCCCGCCGCCACGGCCTCCTGTACCTGGTCAACGACCGCCTGGACGTGGCCCTGGCCACCGGGGCCGACGGGGTGCACGTGGGGCAGGAGGACCTGCCCCCGGCGGCGGTGCGGCGGGTGGCGCCCGGCCTGCTGTTGGGCCTGTCGGTGGGCAGCCTGGAGGAGCTGGCCCGCTCACGCACGGGACCGGCCCCGGATTACCTGGGGGTGGGCCCGGTCTTTCCCACCGGGTCCAAGGCGGACGCCGGGCCGGTCATCGGGGTGGAGGGGCTGCGGGCGATTGCCGCCGCCTGGCCGGGGATGCCGGTGGTGGCCATCGGCGGGATCCAGCCCGCCAATGTGGCCGCGGTGTGGGCGGCGGGGGTGGCCGGGGTCGCGGTCATCTCCGCCGTCAGCACGGCGGCCGACCCGGAGGCGGCCTGCCGGGCCCTGCTGCAGGGCCGGCCCTAA
- a CDS encoding TPR_REGION domain-containing protein — protein MTKYSDKAEPHYLRGVKYEQEGRIGDAIREYRMANRIKDDLIPARKRLGDLFLAQGRIDDAIQQFQKAVSITSQKRKWKRTLVPDEDKYSLIQVLERLAEAYRRAGRQAEAEAAWDRLLATAPARPEDRVILERVRRLRGADARQGPA, from the coding sequence GTGACCAAGTACTCGGATAAGGCGGAACCCCATTACCTGCGGGGGGTCAAATACGAACAGGAGGGCCGCATCGGTGACGCCATCCGCGAGTACCGGATGGCCAACCGCATCAAGGATGACCTCATCCCCGCCCGCAAGCGCCTGGGCGACCTCTTCCTGGCCCAGGGCCGCATCGACGACGCCATCCAGCAGTTCCAGAAGGCGGTCTCCATCACCAGTCAGAAGCGGAAATGGAAGCGCACCCTGGTGCCGGACGAGGACAAGTATTCCCTGATTCAGGTGCTGGAACGGCTGGCCGAGGCCTACCGGCGGGCGGGACGGCAGGCGGAGGCGGAGGCGGCCTGGGACCGGCTGCTCGCCACCGCCCCCGCCCGGCCCGAGGACCGGGTCATCCTGGAGCGGGTGCGCCGGCTGCGGGGCGCGGACGCCCGTCAGGGCCCGGCTTAG
- a CDS encoding Galactosyldiacylglycerol synthase has product METDWSASTRQLAEWVDWLPDHHQATLAMRPDVLILAARFGEGHMRAAKAVALQLLRAHPDLRLGLLDYYRFVNPPLDHTIRWAYMSSVRFAPRLWRWFYTSTQRIDPEGPTQTWINHIGMGRFWEAVRVHPPRVIVSTFPTAAGVVSTLKQQGRLGSANYVVITDYSVHSQWIHPAVDRYFVGSEDVARGLAGRGVPEERITVSGIPVDERFREPVDVAAVRRTLALGEEPLVLFMGGSYMPPSVFVKVLRAIDSVPAPFTLLVGAGHERARRQEAEAVAQGARHRMLVRGFVNNVHELMAAAQVLITKAGGLTTTEALCVGLPTIIYRPIPGQEDANALFLTRHGAGLRARSAEEVGLLLHDLLTHPARLAHMAERSRALGHPEAAATVAAAVWDAFSRNAAHVGA; this is encoded by the coding sequence GTGGAAACCGACTGGAGTGCGTCAACCCGGCAGCTGGCCGAGTGGGTCGACTGGCTGCCCGACCACCACCAGGCCACCTTGGCGATGCGTCCCGACGTTCTCATCCTGGCCGCCCGTTTCGGGGAGGGGCACATGCGCGCGGCCAAGGCGGTGGCCCTGCAGCTGCTGCGTGCCCATCCCGACCTCAGGCTGGGGCTGTTGGATTATTACCGGTTCGTGAACCCGCCCCTGGACCACACCATCCGGTGGGCGTACATGAGCAGCGTGCGCTTTGCCCCCCGCCTCTGGCGCTGGTTTTATACCTCCACCCAGCGCATCGACCCGGAGGGGCCCACCCAGACCTGGATCAACCACATCGGCATGGGCCGCTTCTGGGAGGCGGTGCGGGTCCATCCCCCGCGGGTGATCGTCTCCACCTTCCCCACCGCGGCGGGGGTGGTCTCCACGCTGAAGCAGCAGGGCCGGCTGGGCAGTGCCAACTACGTGGTCATTACCGACTACAGCGTGCACTCGCAGTGGATCCACCCCGCGGTGGACCGCTACTTCGTGGGTAGCGAGGATGTGGCCCGCGGGCTGGCTGGGCGGGGGGTCCCGGAGGAGCGGATCACGGTCTCCGGCATCCCGGTGGACGAGCGGTTCCGGGAGCCTGTGGATGTAGCGGCGGTCCGGCGAACGTTGGCTCTGGGGGAGGAGCCGCTGGTGCTGTTCATGGGCGGCTCCTACATGCCGCCTTCCGTGTTCGTCAAGGTGCTGCGGGCCATCGACAGCGTGCCGGCGCCGTTCACCCTGCTGGTGGGGGCGGGGCACGAGCGGGCCCGCCGCCAGGAGGCGGAGGCGGTGGCGCAGGGGGCCCGCCACCGCATGCTGGTGCGGGGCTTCGTCAACAACGTGCACGAGCTCATGGCAGCGGCCCAGGTGCTCATCACCAAGGCCGGGGGGCTCACCACCACCGAGGCCTTGTGCGTGGGCCTGCCGACCATTATTTACCGTCCCATCCCCGGTCAGGAGGATGCCAACGCCCTCTTCCTGACCCGCCATGGGGCCGGGTTGCGGGCCCGCTCGGCGGAGGAGGTCGGTCTGCTCCTGCACGACCTGCTCACCCATCCCGCCCGTCTGGCGCACATGGCCGAGCGATCGCGCGCGCTCGGCCATCCGGAGGCGGCCGCCACGGTGGCGGCGGCGGTGTGGGACGCCTTCTCCCGGAATGCGGCGCATGTGGGAGCATAG
- a CDS encoding MFS transporter (Evidence 2a : Function from experimental evidences in other organisms; Product type t : transporter), giving the protein MWEHRGIGTSEALLIAVLTLAEFVRGALLISLLPAYVTGPLGQSLTVVGWAVSSHYLLDTVFRGPAGWLVDWLGPPRVLTIGLAIEVSALVGAMNTTHPVMVVVFVGLLGIGTATHWPAVVTGTNRLTDPERRASVMGMVFAAWIAGSGFGPVAINFLLRGHDHLAFLILVLTDVVAFAVTLVIYDPRLFRTNAVHMHWKGRLSIVRPFWMILPGMFLQNMTLGMMLPIVRPFTTNVLHLSPFRFAELLFGSGALTVLLLVPMGRITDRFGLRVPLVGGMFVAGAALSAIGVLRAFLPLMLAGGVAGLSYAMILPAWNAFVAALIPKRHEGWLWGFFMTVEGLGMAVGPILGTRLYGLAPWMPFLLSAAILTTMGFFYIIYVPVRPAR; this is encoded by the coding sequence ATGTGGGAGCATAGGGGCATCGGCACCTCCGAAGCCCTCCTGATCGCGGTCCTGACCCTAGCGGAATTTGTACGCGGTGCCCTGCTCATCTCCCTGCTGCCGGCCTATGTGACGGGGCCCCTGGGCCAGAGCCTGACGGTGGTGGGGTGGGCGGTTTCCAGCCACTACCTGCTCGATACCGTCTTCCGGGGCCCCGCCGGCTGGCTGGTGGACTGGCTGGGCCCGCCGCGGGTGCTCACCATCGGGCTGGCCATCGAGGTCTCCGCGCTGGTGGGGGCCATGAACACCACCCATCCCGTCATGGTGGTGGTCTTTGTGGGCCTGCTGGGCATCGGCACCGCCACCCACTGGCCGGCGGTGGTGACGGGCACCAACCGCCTCACCGATCCCGAGCGCCGGGCGTCGGTGATGGGGATGGTGTTTGCGGCCTGGATCGCCGGGTCCGGCTTCGGGCCGGTGGCCATCAACTTTCTGCTGCGGGGGCACGACCACCTGGCCTTCCTGATCCTGGTGCTCACCGATGTGGTGGCGTTCGCGGTCACCCTGGTCATCTACGATCCGCGGCTGTTCCGCACCAATGCGGTGCATATGCATTGGAAGGGGCGGCTCTCCATCGTGCGCCCGTTCTGGATGATCCTGCCCGGCATGTTCCTGCAGAACATGACCCTGGGCATGATGCTGCCCATCGTGCGTCCGTTCACCACCAACGTGCTGCACCTGTCCCCCTTCCGTTTCGCGGAGCTCCTGTTCGGCAGCGGGGCCTTGACGGTGCTGCTGCTGGTGCCCATGGGCCGCATCACCGACCGGTTCGGGTTGCGGGTGCCGCTGGTGGGCGGCATGTTTGTAGCGGGGGCGGCTCTCTCCGCCATCGGGGTGCTGCGGGCCTTTCTGCCCCTGATGCTGGCGGGCGGGGTGGCGGGGCTGTCCTACGCCATGATCCTGCCCGCTTGGAATGCCTTTGTGGCCGCCCTCATCCCCAAACGACACGAGGGCTGGCTCTGGGGGTTCTTCATGACTGTGGAAGGGCTGGGCATGGCGGTGGGGCCTATCCTGGGCACCCGGCTGTACGGGCTGGCCCCCTGGATGCCGTTCCTGCTCAGCGCGGCCATCCTGACGACGATGGGCTTCTTTTACATCATATATGTCCCGGTGCGGCCGGCACGTTAG
- a CDS encoding Polysaccharide deacetylase family protein: protein MLAAVVALVVALVTGYFLAPDLLWHHAQIGALAGDPLQPRVALTFDDGPGTDTAAVLDRLKEAGVHATFFLVAEEAARRPDLARRIAAEGHDIGLHGYRHRSSYLLGPWATWQEVRRGTRALTAITGIRPRYYRPPWGHHNLITVAAARAQGLTRVMWSVAPDDWRRDRTAEGIAARVVRLALPGSIVVLHDGGGDRRQTVAALPRLIAGLRAIGIEPGPVSALTPEPSYLQRAWAWWEIRFTQRWQVDTVPTGGHGLSAIRIGRARYHGPRLELPAASGPVHLAPGAWFGEIHLGNAALARFSDDPRKAGVRALGLMLNGLKNLARYLDQNPEYTGITAVGGLTVLNAGRAVEQLGFTVRPAREWWVLPMWLYLLLLLAIYHRQGWRAFHRAGHLKPIWALMSVEELQRRYGARKGGRRTPAADPEA, encoded by the coding sequence GTGTTGGCGGCGGTCGTGGCGCTGGTGGTGGCCCTGGTGACCGGCTACTTCCTGGCTCCGGACCTCCTGTGGCATCATGCCCAGATCGGGGCCCTGGCCGGCGATCCCTTGCAGCCGCGGGTGGCCCTGACCTTCGATGACGGGCCGGGGACGGATACGGCGGCGGTGCTGGACCGCCTCAAGGAAGCCGGGGTGCATGCCACCTTCTTCCTGGTGGCGGAGGAGGCGGCTCGGCGGCCGGATCTGGCCCGCCGCATCGCAGCCGAGGGGCACGATATCGGGCTGCACGGCTACCGCCACCGGTCCAGCTACCTGTTGGGCCCCTGGGCCACCTGGCAGGAAGTGCGGCGGGGTACCCGAGCCCTCACCGCCATTACGGGGATCCGGCCCCGCTATTACCGGCCCCCTTGGGGGCACCACAACCTGATAACGGTGGCGGCCGCCCGTGCCCAAGGACTCACGCGGGTGATGTGGTCGGTGGCTCCGGACGACTGGCGCCGGGACCGGACTGCCGAGGGGATCGCGGCCCGGGTGGTGCGCCTGGCCCTGCCCGGCAGCATCGTAGTCCTCCACGACGGCGGCGGGGATCGCCGGCAGACGGTGGCGGCCCTGCCCCGCCTCATCGCCGGGTTGCGGGCCATCGGCATCGAACCGGGGCCGGTCTCGGCCCTCACCCCCGAGCCCTCCTACCTGCAGCGGGCCTGGGCCTGGTGGGAGATCCGGTTTACCCAGCGCTGGCAGGTGGACACCGTGCCCACCGGTGGCCATGGCCTTTCGGCCATCCGGATCGGCCGCGCACGCTATCACGGGCCCCGGCTAGAGCTGCCGGCGGCCTCGGGTCCGGTGCACCTGGCCCCGGGGGCCTGGTTCGGGGAGATACACCTGGGCAACGCCGCCCTGGCCCGCTTTTCCGATGACCCCCGCAAGGCGGGGGTGCGGGCCCTGGGCCTGATGCTGAACGGCCTCAAGAACCTGGCCCGCTACCTGGACCAGAACCCGGAGTATACCGGCATCACCGCCGTGGGCGGGCTAACGGTGCTCAACGCGGGGCGGGCGGTGGAACAGCTGGGGTTCACCGTGCGGCCCGCCCGCGAGTGGTGGGTGCTGCCCATGTGGCTCTACCTGCTGCTGCTGCTGGCCATCTACCACCGCCAGGGGTGGCGTGCCTTCCACCGCGCCGGGCACCTCAAGCCTATCTGGGCGCTGATGTCGGTCGAGGAGCTCCAGCGGCGCTACGGGGCCCGCAAGGGCGGGCGCCGCACCCCGGCGGCGGATCCCGAAGCCTGA
- a CDS encoding carbon monoxide dehydrogenase G protein, translating to MGIPITGEVGLPAEPLRAFQVLTDPAVLRRAMPGLEELEPAQPEPGEAAGAWYRARLSLGLGPLRERYEGRAAVTDAEPGRFYRLLVRGQGPKGQLELAVEVALEPHPQVEGQTLVRYRGEAVLGGEGTEGTRAWTQWVGAVVVRQFFQALRREAQAAS from the coding sequence GTGGGCATCCCGATTACCGGGGAAGTGGGGCTGCCCGCTGAACCCCTGCGGGCCTTTCAGGTGCTGACCGATCCCGCGGTGCTGCGGCGGGCGATGCCGGGGCTGGAGGAACTGGAGCCGGCGCAGCCGGAGCCCGGCGAGGCGGCAGGGGCTTGGTACCGGGCCCGGCTCTCCCTGGGCCTGGGGCCCCTCCGCGAGCGCTACGAGGGCCGGGCGGCGGTGACCGACGCTGAGCCCGGCCGCTTCTACCGGCTGCTGGTGCGGGGACAGGGGCCCAAAGGGCAGTTGGAGCTGGCGGTGGAGGTGGCGCTGGAACCCCATCCCCAGGTGGAGGGGCAGACCCTGGTCCGCTACCGGGGGGAGGCGGTGCTGGGCGGGGAGGGCACCGAGGGCACCCGGGCCTGGACGCAGTGGGTCGGGGCGGTGGTGGTGCGGCAGTTCTTCCAGGCCCTGCGCCGGGAGGCGCAGGCAGCCTCGTAG
- a CDS encoding Alpha/beta hydrolase encodes MHTAAGLKFHIMGEGREMVLVHPSLGLGRWLFHRHIPVWSRDYTVVSWDPRGVADNRDRGPISLDRWVQDVTDLIDLLGKPAHLVGVSMGTWVMSRAALLRPDKVRSLVLAGATLGFPDAEAALAARRAELAGDPSLRPAERMRRFAERYAADTLTPYCQPEIRENLIAEMAADDPYRYLEAMAAFYGVSNRDVFPAVKTPTLVLVGSLDRRTPPAEAELVARVLPNAWMFVILRGGHLALLDQPGRFDEAVRQFWARVDQLDAQTD; translated from the coding sequence ATGCATACGGCAGCGGGACTCAAGTTTCATATCATGGGCGAGGGCCGGGAGATGGTACTGGTGCACCCCAGCCTGGGGCTGGGGCGCTGGCTCTTCCACCGCCACATCCCGGTCTGGTCGCGGGACTACACGGTGGTCAGCTGGGACCCGCGGGGGGTGGCGGACAACCGGGACCGGGGGCCGATCAGTTTGGACCGGTGGGTGCAGGATGTGACCGACCTCATCGACCTTCTGGGGAAGCCCGCTCACCTGGTGGGGGTGTCGATGGGTACCTGGGTGATGAGCCGGGCGGCACTTCTGCGCCCGGACAAGGTGCGCTCCCTGGTGCTGGCGGGGGCCACCCTGGGCTTTCCCGACGCGGAGGCGGCCCTGGCCGCGCGCCGGGCGGAGCTGGCCGGCGACCCGAGCCTCCGCCCGGCCGAGCGCATGCGCCGTTTTGCCGAGCGCTATGCCGCCGACACCCTCACCCCCTACTGCCAGCCGGAAATCCGGGAGAATCTGATCGCGGAGATGGCGGCCGACGACCCCTACCGCTATCTGGAGGCGATGGCTGCCTTCTACGGGGTGTCCAACCGCGACGTGTTCCCGGCCGTCAAGACCCCCACCCTGGTGCTGGTGGGCAGCCTCGATCGCCGCACCCCGCCGGCGGAGGCGGAGCTGGTGGCGCGGGTGCTGCCCAACGCCTGGATGTTCGTCATCCTCCGCGGCGGGCACCTGGCCCTGCTTGACCAGCCCGGCCGCTTCGACGAGGCGGTGCGCCAGTTCTGGGCCCGGGTGGATCAGCTGGATGCCCAGACCGACTAG
- a CDS encoding Nitrate/nitrite sensor protein — MTGEGGRQMDEEKRERQRYRRLKVITTVGPTLFVAVAETIRYFYLRLVLPPASVSLVAVLVTLVGAAAFSSYVFSEVERIEQERAAYKDAMMALRERERLAREMHDGLAQNLAAINLKVHHLRKLVDAGKLDQAREELPGVQSAVYQSYMEVRQSLYDLNASKRLTEGFWATLKKQAADFSKQTGVLVRVEPLADNQEPWNELTSVQILRIIQEALTNVRKHAQASQVLIEATWQDQEVAIRVADDGRGCSLKEGPDRAYHFGLGIMQERAQSVGGRVEFDSKPGRGTVVTIRLPLGKGGDRGGKSKIVASG, encoded by the coding sequence ATGACGGGGGAAGGGGGGCGGCAGATGGACGAGGAGAAGCGCGAGCGCCAGCGCTACCGGCGGTTGAAGGTGATCACCACCGTAGGGCCGACGCTGTTTGTAGCTGTGGCCGAGACCATCCGCTACTTCTACCTGCGTCTGGTGTTGCCCCCCGCCAGCGTGAGCCTGGTGGCGGTTCTGGTGACCCTGGTGGGCGCCGCCGCCTTTTCCAGTTACGTGTTCAGCGAGGTCGAGCGCATCGAGCAGGAGCGGGCGGCCTATAAGGATGCCATGATGGCGTTGCGGGAACGGGAACGCCTGGCACGGGAGATGCACGACGGGCTGGCCCAGAACCTAGCTGCCATCAACCTGAAGGTCCACCACCTGCGCAAGCTGGTGGACGCCGGCAAGCTCGACCAGGCCCGGGAGGAGCTGCCGGGGGTCCAGTCGGCGGTGTACCAGTCGTATATGGAGGTCCGGCAGTCCCTGTATGATTTGAACGCCTCGAAGCGGCTGACGGAGGGTTTTTGGGCTACACTCAAGAAGCAGGCGGCCGATTTTTCCAAACAGACCGGCGTGCTGGTGCGGGTGGAGCCGCTGGCCGACAACCAGGAGCCCTGGAACGAGCTAACCTCGGTCCAGATCCTGCGCATCATCCAGGAGGCGCTGACCAACGTGCGCAAGCACGCCCAGGCCTCCCAGGTCCTGATCGAGGCCACTTGGCAGGATCAGGAGGTCGCCATCCGGGTGGCGGACGACGGCCGCGGGTGCTCCCTCAAGGAAGGGCCGGACCGGGCCTACCACTTCGGGTTGGGGATCATGCAGGAGCGGGCCCAGTCGGTGGGCGGCCGGGTGGAGTTCGATTCCAAGCCTGGCCGCGGGACCGTGGTGACGATCCGGCTGCCGCTGGGGAAGGGTGGAGATCGCGGTGGAAAAAGCAAGATTGTTGCTAGCGGATGA
- the yxjL gene encoding two-component response regulator [YxjM] (Evidence 2a : Function from experimental evidences in other organisms; PubMedId : 11717295; Product type r : regulator): MEKARLLLADDHPLFMNGLVSLLEETGLYQIVGTAHNGDEAIQLAQELMPDLILMDINMPGTNGLEAARIIKERMPYVKIVMLTAATDDDDLLFEAVKAGAQGYLVKTMDPDKFLAEVASHLRGEANISGDVAIKIIRAFSNQDPVRQESALTGREIEVLKLVGEGASNRDIAAKLFISENTVKNHLRNILQKLHFENRVQAAAYAIRRGLVDRH, from the coding sequence GTGGAAAAAGCAAGATTGTTGCTAGCGGATGACCATCCGCTGTTCATGAACGGCCTCGTCAGCCTGCTGGAGGAGACGGGGCTCTACCAGATCGTGGGCACGGCCCACAACGGGGATGAGGCCATCCAGCTGGCGCAGGAGCTGATGCCGGACCTCATCCTGATGGACATTAACATGCCCGGCACCAATGGGCTGGAGGCGGCCCGCATCATCAAGGAGCGGATGCCGTACGTCAAGATCGTGATGCTGACCGCGGCCACCGACGATGACGACCTCCTGTTCGAAGCGGTGAAGGCCGGGGCCCAGGGCTACCTGGTGAAGACCATGGACCCCGACAAGTTCCTGGCCGAGGTGGCCTCCCACCTGCGGGGCGAGGCCAATATCAGCGGGGACGTCGCCATCAAGATCATCCGCGCCTTCTCCAACCAGGATCCGGTACGGCAGGAGAGTGCCCTGACCGGGCGGGAGATCGAGGTGCTGAAGCTGGTGGGCGAGGGGGCCTCCAATCGCGACATCGCCGCCAAGCTCTTCATCTCCGAGAACACGGTGAAGAACCATCTGCGCAACATCCTGCAGAAGCTGCATTTCGAGAACCGGGTGCAGGCGGCGGCCTATGCCATCCGGCGGGGGCTGGTCGACCGGCATTAA
- the tatC gene encoding Sec-independent protein translocase protein TatC, which translates to MMHDKEMPLEDHLEELRSRILVMLGVVAVLFLGGFFFTRPILHWLIERSTLSHVIVTGVTEAFFSLIRVDFILALVLASPVILYEIAAFVFPGLTDQERRLVIWVLGPGLILFLLGSAAGFFWFVPVVLHVMISFTGNGIEPLFTLNNYLSFLVDLSLPFGVVAEMPLVSAVLARAGLLSPGFFRRNRRYALLLSFVVSAALAPPDAFSMLAMAVPIYLIFELSALVARLFYRPGAVGVEVAEEVAPTEPAPPPTPLPPERPGPSA; encoded by the coding sequence ATGATGCACGACAAGGAGATGCCGCTGGAGGACCATCTGGAGGAGCTGCGGAGCCGCATCCTGGTGATGCTGGGCGTGGTGGCGGTGCTGTTCCTGGGCGGGTTCTTCTTCACCCGCCCTATTCTGCATTGGCTCATCGAGCGCTCCACCCTGAGCCACGTGATCGTGACCGGGGTGACGGAGGCCTTCTTCTCGCTCATCCGGGTGGACTTCATCCTGGCCCTGGTGCTGGCTTCCCCGGTCATCCTGTATGAGATTGCGGCCTTTGTCTTCCCGGGCCTGACCGATCAGGAACGGCGCCTGGTGATCTGGGTGCTGGGCCCGGGGCTGATCCTCTTCCTGCTGGGGTCGGCGGCGGGGTTCTTCTGGTTCGTGCCGGTGGTGCTGCACGTCATGATCTCCTTCACCGGCAACGGGATCGAGCCCCTCTTCACCCTCAACAACTACCTGAGCTTCCTGGTCGACCTGTCCCTGCCCTTCGGGGTGGTGGCGGAGATGCCGCTGGTGTCGGCAGTGCTGGCGCGGGCCGGGCTCTTGAGCCCGGGCTTCTTCCGCCGCAACCGCCGCTACGCGCTCTTGCTCTCCTTCGTGGTCTCGGCCGCCCTGGCGCCGCCCGACGCCTTCTCCATGCTGGCCATGGCGGTGCCCATCTACCTCATCTTCGAACTGTCGGCCCTGGTGGCCCGCCTCTTCTACCGGCCCGGCGCGGTCGGGGTGGAGGTGGCGGAGGAGGTGGCGCCCACCGAGCCCGCGCCTCCGCCCACCCCCTTGCCGCCGGAGCGGCCGGGGCCGTCGGCATGA